Within Candidatus Methylomirabilis tolerans, the genomic segment TTGCAAATCGCGCCCATGTGGAGTACGTTGGTAGAGGCCGAAGTCGGTCGGATGGCCGCCGGTTCGCCTTTGGCGGACGGGAGGAAAGTCCGGACTCCGCAGGGCATGGTGCTGGGTAACGCCCAGGGAGGGTGACCTCACGGACAGTGCCACAGAAAAGATACCGCCCACGTTGCATTATCGGCCGCCAGGCTTCGCTCAGAGCGTAGTCGAGCGGCCCTGTGGGTAAGGGTGAAATGGTGCGGTAAGAGCGCACCAGCGGCATGGTGACATGTCGGCTTGGCAAACCCCACCAGGAGCAAGGCCAAATAGGTCCCGCCCCATCATGCAGAGGGCGGCCCGCTCTCGTGCTCCTTTCGGGGCAGGCGGGACGGGTAGGCTGCTTGAGCCCGACGGTAACGTCGGGCCTAGAGGAATGGTCATCCGGTCGGGCCGCGAGGTCCGGCCGTACAGGATCCGGCTTACAGACCGACTTCGGCTATATCAATAGAATCACGTAGTGATCACGGTGTTAAGGGACGGTAAGCGGGTGTAACATAATCTTGGTGTGTAATCTCACACCGCGAGAGGCGCATCGATGTGGATACTTGACACAAACGGTATTATTTGGGCGGTTGTGGTCGGCGTCTTAGTGATCGGATACGGCCTGTGGTGGGTTATCTTTCGAAGTATTTCTCGGAAGTAAGAGTCATTTTTATGGATACCGATTGAGACTGTCGGTGTCCCAGATGGTATGGGGCAGCCCCTCCCGGCCACATGAGAACCTCTCAGCCGTCACAGATCATCGAGTTCTACGACGCGAGCGGATGACATGTGGGTTATGAGAAGGTGCACGACGGGATTCTGGAGGGTAGGGGGCGATAGGCTCTGGAACGCACACGCGCGCCAGGAATGACACGATGCTCACCTGTTCGTAGGGGCGGCGCAGTGTGTGTGAGTCAAAACGGGCAGTCGAGGCCGCTGAGTCGACGTACGCCGGGAAATGCCGGGCTCGGCTGTCACTGCAGAAGCGAGCGGCAGCGGCCCTCGCAGACATCGCGTTGCTCGCTCTGGCGGCGCTTCCCACAGCGGACAGGCAAGCCGCGCTGACAAGAGGAAAAGACGGTGCGGGCCGTGAAGTCGACACCGGTTGAGGCACTTTGTAAGGCGGCCTGAGCGGCCGTGGCTCAACAATCACTATCTAAACTGAAGCGCTTCTTCGGCAAAGAGATAGGGCCGAGGGTAGCTAACGGGCAAGGAGGGGTCGATTCCGCAGTTCACGGGAATCGGCCCCTATTCGTATAATCTCTAATGCCTTGCCGCTCTTCGACGGTGCGTCCGAGATTTCGCCTTAGGCGTGGATGCAGTCAGGTACGCCTCTGCCCATGGGATCCGCCAGACAGCCCAATGCTTGACGCCTCAGGGGGCCTGTGTTAGAAGAAACACACCACACCGACCGCTTGTTGGTCTGGGCCTGTGTGGTCTACCCGGTTCATTTGGTCCAGACCAAACGACGAAATAGACCGAATAGACGAGATGGACCAGACAGACGCGTTTCTCAGGAACGCGAACGAACGAAATCACGGAGCCTCCATGGATTATCACGTATTCAGTAAAGAGCTCGAAGAGCTGCGCGGTTGTCAGTTTCTGTATGTGCGCGATAGCCGGAAGATTGAGAGTCTGGTTCAATCGTACCTCGATTCCCCGGAGCTTCACAGTCTTGAGTGCAGTAGACAGCTTCTGTATCACTTACTGAACTCTGAATACGCTCCCCTACAGCGGTTCGCTCGGACCGGCTTGCAGCCGGACGGATTCTGGGTTCGCCGGTTCCCGCGAGTTGGGCCTTGGATCGTGTACGCTGGGGTCATCACCATGTGGGTATTGAGTATCATTATTGCGCTCTCCTTGCGCGGCTCAATGCGCCAGTCCCTTGGGACGTGGGCTTTGGTTGTTCTGATGACAGGCTTTATAGCGCATTACCTGCGTGGTTGGTTACGGCTCAGAACAATCACGAATGAAGCGCGCGGGCTTTTCGATCACGAGATCCTACATGGTCACTTCGATCCAACAACCCTGAGTGATCGTCTTCATGCGCTGGAGCACAAGGGATTAAAAGTTCATGCAAACGCTTTTGTACTGCTTCAGTTACAGCAACGCCTGCAGGGTCCGCCGACAGGGACGAACCCTCCAGCCTCGTGAACCGATCCGACGCTGTCGTTAGCCGCTCGCAATGACGATCGCGAGGAAGATTTATGAAATTCGAGTTGACCGAAGAGCAACACCTGTTTCGGGAGATGGTGCGCGACTTCGCCGCCAGAGAGGTAGCGCCGCTGGCTAAGCAGGTGGATGAAGAAGGGGTCTTCCCGGCGGAGACGGTGAAGCAGATGGGGGAGCTCGGGCTGATGGGCGTGGCGATCCCTACGGAATACGGCGGCGCCGGGGCGGACAACGTCTGCTATGCGATCGCGATGGAGGAGATCGCTCGGGCCTGCGCCTCGACCAGCGTCATCATGTCGGTCAATAACTCGCTGGTTGCCGATGCCCTCTATAAGTTCGGCACGGAGGCCCAAAAGCAGCGGTATCTTACGCCGGTTGCCGGCGGCACGCTACTGGGTTGTTTTGCGCTGAGCGAACCTGGCGCCGGATCGGATGCGTCGGCCCAGCAGACTGTGGTTACCAGAGAGGGCGACCTATTCGTACTGAACGGGACAAAGAACTTCATCACGAATGCCTTGGAGGCTGATCTGGCGCTCGTCTTTGCCACGGTCGATCGCGGTCTTCGAGCCAAAGGGGTCTGTGCCTTCCTGGTGGACAAGGGTACGCCGGGCTTCACCATCACGAAGGTGGAGAAAAAGTTGGGACTCAAGGGCACCAGTTGCTGTCAGGTCGTCTTCGAAGATTGCCGCGTACCTGCGGACAACCTGTTGGGCGAGATAGGGCAAGGGTTCAAGATTGCTATGATGACCCTGGATGCCGGCCGGATCGGCATTGCGGCGCAGGCCGTGGGGATCGCCCAGGCTGCGCTGGACATCTCGATTCGATACGCCCAGGAGCGGGTCGCGTTCGATAAGCCGATTGCGTCGTTTCAGGCGATACAATGGATGATCGCTGATATGGCGGCGCAGACCGAGGCGGCGAGGCTGCTCACCTATCGGGCGGCCTGGCTGAAGGACAAGGGGCTTCGGCATACCAAGGAATCGGCGATGGCAAAACTGTTTGCGTCGGAGACGGCCAATCGGGCCGCCACAAAGGCGCTCCAGATCCACGGCGGCTATGGGTATCTCTACGATTTTCCGGCTCAGCGGCTATTTCGCGATGCCCGCATCACCGAGATCTACGAGGGCACGTCCGAGATTCAGCGGTTAGTGATCGCTCATCAGTTACTGAACTGAAACCTTGAACGTTGAACCTTGAACGGCCCACGTTGAACCTCGAACCTTGAACGTTGAACTTTGAACGGTGAACGTTGAACGTTGAACGTTGAACGGTGAACCCGGACCCATGAACATCATTGTGTGTATCAAGCAGATTATCGATCCCGAGACGCCGATGAGCCAGTTCGCGATCGATGCCCGAACCAAGCG encodes:
- a CDS encoding acyl-CoA dehydrogenase; amino-acid sequence: MKFELTEEQHLFREMVRDFAAREVAPLAKQVDEEGVFPAETVKQMGELGLMGVAIPTEYGGAGADNVCYAIAMEEIARACASTSVIMSVNNSLVADALYKFGTEAQKQRYLTPVAGGTLLGCFALSEPGAGSDASAQQTVVTREGDLFVLNGTKNFITNALEADLALVFATVDRGLRAKGVCAFLVDKGTPGFTITKVEKKLGLKGTSCCQVVFEDCRVPADNLLGEIGQGFKIAMMTLDAGRIGIAAQAVGIAQAALDISIRYAQERVAFDKPIASFQAIQWMIADMAAQTEAARLLTYRAAWLKDKGLRHTKESAMAKLFASETANRAATKALQIHGGYGYLYDFPAQRLFRDARITEIYEGTSEIQRLVIAHQLLN